In the Flavobacterium sp. J372 genome, one interval contains:
- a CDS encoding MbnP family protein: MKITIKYMAAIAMAILFISCSDDDNNAAQPNTYGDAEIYFDNGVAGDALTLGTTYENSMGEKLTIERLNYIVSNIVLVDENGSEFTYPKEESYFVISEEADKLTVHLENVPAGNYKQLKFGIGVDQQRYLQGETAQQSFWNLAAQHDLTWTWSTGYKFILFEGTFTTPQSPGEKGFMVHQGSNTATDNYREVTLTLPTTARVRPDAMPSIHIKSDVNVLLDGANKISLFANLNPAGTSAGIMGGENLIKIGGNSLSMFTIDHVHNGSGSPH, encoded by the coding sequence ATGAAAATTACCATAAAATACATGGCTGCTATTGCCATGGCTATACTATTTATATCATGCAGCGATGATGATAACAATGCTGCCCAACCCAATACATACGGCGATGCCGAGATTTATTTTGATAACGGCGTTGCAGGCGATGCCCTCACGCTAGGTACAACCTATGAAAACTCTATGGGTGAAAAGCTTACCATTGAACGCCTTAACTACATAGTGAGCAACATTGTGCTTGTTGACGAAAACGGCAGCGAATTTACATATCCGAAAGAAGAAAGTTATTTCGTGATAAGTGAAGAAGCTGATAAGCTTACAGTGCATCTTGAAAATGTGCCGGCGGGTAATTACAAGCAGTTAAAATTCGGGATTGGGGTAGACCAGCAGCGCTACCTGCAGGGCGAGACGGCGCAGCAAAGCTTCTGGAATCTTGCGGCACAGCACGACCTTACCTGGACGTGGAGCACCGGGTATAAATTCATATTATTTGAAGGCACATTCACAACTCCGCAATCACCCGGCGAGAAAGGGTTTATGGTACACCAGGGCAGTAACACCGCTACCGATAATTACCGTGAAGTGACGCTGACCCTGCCAACTACGGCGCGTGTACGGCCTGATGCTATGCCGTCTATACACATAAAGAGCGATGTGAACGTATTGCTTGATGGCGCCAATAAAATATCATTGTTTGCCAACCTTAACCCTGCGGGAACTTCAGCGGGTATAATGGGAGGTGAAAACCTGATTAAAATTGGAGGCAATTCACTTTCAATGTTCACGATTGACCATGTTCATAACGGCAGTGGTTCGCCACACTAA
- a CDS encoding DUF4890 domain-containing protein, with protein MKTWILAIMMVAGMTMSAQQRGEKREQLKPEQRAELRAKEMALALDLNDKQQRDLKALYLDRAKKTDATRAQYKAAREAGKKPTADEKFAMRSKMLDEQIAMKAEMKKILTAEQYAKWVEKKEHMKKRIDRRRAHSQNKRR; from the coding sequence ATGAAAACTTGGATTTTAGCAATTATGATGGTGGCCGGCATGACAATGAGCGCACAACAAAGAGGAGAAAAACGCGAGCAGCTAAAACCGGAACAGAGAGCGGAGCTAAGGGCTAAAGAAATGGCGCTTGCCCTTGACCTGAACGATAAGCAGCAAAGAGATTTAAAAGCTTTATATCTTGACCGCGCTAAAAAAACTGATGCAACCCGGGCTCAATATAAAGCTGCGAGAGAAGCCGGTAAAAAACCAACTGCTGATGAGAAATTTGCAATGAGAAGCAAAATGCTGGATGAGCAGATTGCCATGAAAGCCGAAATGAAAAAAATACTTACGGCAGAGCAATATGCAAAATGGGTAGAGAAAAAGGAGCACATGAAAAAGAGGATTGACAGAAGGCGTGCTCACTCACAAAACAAGCGCAGATAA
- the hemL gene encoding glutamate-1-semialdehyde 2,1-aminomutase has protein sequence MLYQRSSRLFAEAEQVIPGGVNSPVRAFKAVGGTPLFIKEATGAYMFDEDGNRYIDYINSWGPMILGHAYEPVVNAVIERARKGTSFGAPTALETEIAKLAVSMVPNIDKIRFVNSGTEACMSAIRLARGFTGREKIIKFAGCYHGHSDAFLIQAGSGAVTFGTPNSPGVTQGTAKDTLLAAYNNLDNVKQLFEANKGEIAAIIIEPVAGNMGCVPPLEGFHEGLRQLCDEHGALLIFDEVMTGFRLARGGAQELLGINADIVAFGKVIGGGLPVGAFAARAEIMDKLAPLGPVYQAGTLSGNPLAMAAGLEMLKAIDADRDIFTRLDAKTVYLENGIRQKLDDTQLEYTINRRGSMISVHFDANPVIDFTTAKNGDNETFKKFFHGLLQEGVYIAPSAYETWFICDALTYEDLDYTIEAVGIVAKTL, from the coding sequence ATGTTATACCAACGCAGCAGCCGGCTATTTGCTGAGGCTGAACAAGTGATACCCGGCGGGGTCAACTCGCCTGTACGTGCTTTTAAGGCAGTGGGCGGCACGCCTCTTTTCATTAAAGAGGCCACGGGCGCCTATATGTTTGATGAAGACGGCAACCGCTATATAGATTATATCAACTCATGGGGGCCAATGATACTGGGCCATGCTTATGAACCTGTTGTAAATGCCGTGATTGAACGTGCCCGGAAAGGGACATCTTTTGGTGCACCAACGGCTCTTGAAACAGAGATTGCGAAGCTTGCCGTGAGCATGGTGCCGAATATTGACAAGATACGTTTTGTAAACTCAGGCACCGAAGCATGCATGAGTGCCATAAGGCTGGCACGCGGGTTTACAGGGCGCGAGAAAATTATAAAATTTGCCGGCTGCTACCACGGCCACAGCGATGCTTTCCTTATACAGGCGGGCAGCGGCGCGGTAACATTTGGCACGCCAAACAGCCCGGGTGTAACACAGGGAACGGCGAAAGATACTTTACTGGCTGCTTACAATAACCTCGACAATGTAAAACAGCTGTTTGAAGCCAATAAAGGCGAAATAGCAGCAATAATCATTGAGCCTGTTGCGGGTAATATGGGTTGTGTGCCGCCGCTTGAAGGTTTTCATGAAGGATTGAGGCAGCTGTGTGATGAACACGGCGCACTTTTGATTTTTGACGAAGTGATGACAGGCTTCCGCCTTGCGCGTGGCGGTGCACAGGAGCTTTTAGGTATTAATGCCGATATTGTAGCTTTTGGTAAAGTGATAGGCGGCGGGCTGCCGGTGGGTGCATTTGCAGCGCGTGCTGAGATTATGGATAAGCTGGCGCCTTTGGGGCCGGTATACCAGGCGGGAACCCTTTCGGGCAATCCATTAGCAATGGCTGCAGGGCTTGAGATGCTTAAGGCTATAGATGCTGACCGTGATATTTTTACACGGCTTGATGCCAAAACCGTTTACCTTGAAAATGGCATAAGGCAGAAGCTTGATGATACACAACTTGAATACACCATAAACAGGCGTGGTTCAATGATCTCGGTACACTTTGATGCTAATCCCGTAATTGATTTTACAACCGCTAAAAACGGCGATAATGAGACTTTTAAAAAGTTTTTCCACGGTTTGCTGCAAGAAGGAGTGTACATAGCGCCTTCAGCGTACGAAACATGGTTTATCTGTGATGCACTCACCTACGAAGACCTTGACTATACAATAGAGGCTGTTGGTATAGTAGCCAAAACATTATAA
- a CDS encoding glucosaminidase domain-containing protein, translating to MVKKILAACLLVLLVSCGTSRSNIRTSKSTASASKSRPTSPARKARAAKPKSEPRRATASSPIRTTKTNSGGQTEVLESTSRTVVYAELVKQYVDNYSPIAKDNMRRHGIPASITLAQGILESGAGRGTLCVNANNHFGIKCHTGWTGETIHHDDDSAQECFRKYTHGSESYNDHSLFLTTRGRYASLFKLDKDDYSAWAHGLKAAGYATDPQYPAKLIGLIERYDLAKYDAEVLGRQFVPAPKKEVVKPAPAPQQEIILAADSYRVQQGDTLYSISKKHNLTVEQLMALNSLQGNAIAIGQVLKIK from the coding sequence ATGGTTAAAAAGATTCTCGCGGCGTGCTTACTGGTGTTGCTGGTAAGCTGCGGAACCTCAAGATCAAACATCAGGACATCAAAGAGTACGGCTTCAGCTTCAAAAAGCCGCCCAACATCACCGGCCCGTAAAGCCAGGGCTGCCAAACCAAAATCTGAACCCCGCAGGGCTACGGCATCATCACCCATAAGGACGACTAAAACAAATTCAGGCGGGCAAACAGAGGTGCTTGAGTCTACCTCACGAACAGTAGTTTATGCTGAGCTCGTGAAACAATATGTCGACAATTATTCACCAATAGCTAAAGATAACATGCGCCGTCACGGCATACCTGCAAGCATCACGCTCGCTCAGGGCATACTTGAATCCGGCGCAGGTCGCGGAACGCTATGCGTTAACGCCAATAACCACTTCGGTATTAAATGCCACACCGGTTGGACGGGCGAAACCATACATCATGATGATGACAGCGCGCAGGAGTGTTTCCGTAAATACACCCACGGCTCAGAAAGCTATAATGACCACTCGCTCTTCCTTACTACCCGCGGGCGCTATGCTTCGCTCTTCAAATTAGATAAAGATGATTACAGCGCCTGGGCACATGGCCTGAAGGCTGCAGGCTATGCTACCGACCCTCAATATCCTGCAAAGCTGATAGGGCTTATAGAGCGTTACGACCTGGCTAAGTATGATGCTGAAGTGCTGGGCAGGCAATTTGTTCCCGCTCCTAAAAAAGAGGTTGTAAAGCCGGCGCCTGCACCACAGCAGGAAATAATTTTGGCAGCCGATTCTTACCGTGTACAGCAGGGCGATACATTGTATTCTATCTCAAAAAAACATAACCTCACCGTAGAGCAGCTCATGGCGCTAAACAGCCTGCAGGGCAATGCCATAGCTATCGGGCAGGTGCTTAAAATAAAGTAA
- a CDS encoding GAF domain-containing protein encodes MKYQKQLMMNDEEKNMPAPLIAKISFHKVLDALEDIAQSDVDYRANYAQALLDHAAPYPELRDGITDLAVVEKHEKLIRNLLADLFPTALTKNEIKAAAIPFFNITFNYTERFKSIVRDAGEDFGIKIRNFDEHQFYVFCCCMILNNYYGYHFDFSKPLFYDIPDGNGIMRHYRILYNADFMEVIPTDKAVTITESDVNLLMDNYDNLELWKEKFPENSWISKGFGIVTLFDATNESAISNLKSNLLQTEDFNEITKSNLESIFRSFYKIPDLKIGFTEINSEDSQFRVAPFEDITSHILPEDKEVSCSQMFCDNSLKALFNEKKYFIISDVESYILKNPENDALARHLLAQDIKSCILAPIVKNNKLMGLIELVSSRPKELNSINANKLSYILPFLTDTIERYYSELQNEIDAIIQNEYTAIHQSVYWKFREEALLHINSKSHRDMAYKEIVFREVYPLYGQIDIKGSSTARNESIEKDFILQIEKLLSLFRYIFKKEKLPLIEQHIYELEKLELKIHEDLQADTESIIQNYIRKEVHPVLKHFDSADTAIHDKISEYFASLDQKVKMVYKSRKDFDNALSIINKRMAAILDKKQEEAQSFFPHYYERFKTDGVEHNLYIGPSIAPRQSYNPIYLNNLRLWQLQAMCEMENEYYKIRPSLPYDLDVTSLILVFATPISIRFRMDEKRFDVDGTYNARYEVVKKRIDKSHIKGTSERITAAGKITIVYSQKAEEDEYRRYIQFLQHKNMLGNIVEAFDVEDLQGVTGLKALRVSVVYGEEQNKSTYSYDDLLKELAHK; translated from the coding sequence TTGAAATACCAAAAGCAATTGATGATGAATGACGAGGAGAAAAACATGCCGGCGCCGCTTATCGCAAAGATTTCATTCCACAAAGTACTTGACGCTCTGGAAGATATAGCACAAAGTGATGTAGATTACCGCGCCAATTATGCACAGGCGCTGCTTGACCATGCTGCCCCTTACCCGGAACTGCGTGACGGAATTACCGATCTGGCCGTTGTTGAGAAACATGAGAAGCTGATACGCAACCTTTTAGCCGACCTTTTCCCGACTGCACTTACAAAAAATGAAATTAAGGCTGCGGCGATACCTTTCTTCAACATAACCTTTAATTACACCGAGCGTTTTAAAAGCATTGTGCGCGACGCCGGTGAAGATTTCGGCATAAAAATCAGGAATTTTGATGAGCATCAATTTTATGTTTTTTGCTGCTGCATGATCCTGAACAATTACTACGGCTATCACTTTGATTTCAGCAAACCGCTGTTTTATGACATACCCGACGGCAATGGTATTATGCGCCATTACAGGATTCTGTACAATGCTGACTTTATGGAGGTTATACCTACTGACAAAGCTGTAACCATTACTGAAAGTGATGTGAACCTGCTGATGGACAATTACGATAACCTGGAGCTTTGGAAAGAAAAATTTCCTGAAAACAGCTGGATATCAAAAGGTTTCGGTATAGTTACATTGTTTGATGCCACTAACGAAAGCGCCATCTCTAATCTTAAGAGCAATCTGCTTCAGACTGAAGACTTTAACGAGATTACGAAGAGTAACCTTGAATCGATTTTCCGCTCATTCTATAAGATTCCTGACCTGAAAATTGGGTTTACGGAGATAAACAGCGAAGACAGCCAGTTCAGGGTTGCGCCATTTGAGGATATAACCAGCCATATACTGCCTGAAGATAAAGAAGTTAGCTGCTCACAAATGTTTTGTGACAATTCCCTGAAGGCGTTATTCAATGAGAAAAAGTACTTTATCATCAGCGATGTTGAGTCTTACATACTCAAAAACCCTGAGAATGATGCACTCGCACGCCATTTACTGGCACAGGACATTAAGAGCTGCATACTTGCGCCAATTGTAAAAAACAACAAGCTAATGGGCCTTATAGAGTTGGTATCGTCACGCCCTAAAGAACTTAACAGCATTAATGCCAATAAGTTATCGTATATACTACCCTTCCTTACAGATACCATTGAGCGCTATTACAGTGAGTTGCAGAACGAAATTGATGCCATCATCCAGAATGAATATACCGCCATACACCAAAGCGTTTACTGGAAATTTCGCGAAGAGGCGCTTCTGCACATCAACAGCAAGAGCCACAGGGACATGGCATATAAAGAAATAGTATTCCGTGAGGTATATCCGCTTTACGGGCAGATAGACATAAAAGGCTCAAGCACAGCACGAAATGAATCTATCGAGAAGGATTTTATCCTGCAGATAGAAAAGCTGTTGTCATTATTCCGCTATATTTTCAAGAAGGAAAAGCTGCCATTAATTGAGCAGCACATTTATGAGCTTGAAAAGCTGGAACTGAAAATTCATGAAGATTTACAGGCTGATACCGAGAGCATTATACAGAACTACATACGTAAGGAAGTGCACCCGGTGCTGAAGCATTTTGACTCGGCAGACACCGCTATCCACGATAAAATCTCTGAATACTTTGCCTCACTTGACCAAAAAGTGAAGATGGTGTACAAAAGCCGTAAAGACTTTGACAACGCGCTGAGCATCATCAACAAACGGATGGCTGCCATACTTGATAAAAAACAGGAAGAAGCACAGTCGTTCTTTCCGCACTATTATGAACGTTTCAAAACCGATGGCGTTGAGCACAACCTGTACATTGGGCCATCAATAGCGCCGCGGCAAAGCTATAACCCTATCTACCTTAATAACCTGAGGCTATGGCAATTGCAGGCCATGTGCGAGATGGAAAATGAGTATTACAAAATACGCCCATCACTACCTTATGACCTTGATGTAACCTCGCTGATACTGGTATTTGCCACGCCGATTTCAATACGTTTCCGTATGGATGAAAAGCGTTTTGATGTTGACGGCACTTACAATGCAAGATACGAGGTAGTTAAGAAACGTATTGATAAATCGCATATAAAAGGCACCAGCGAGCGTATAACCGCAGCCGGCAAGATCACCATTGTATATTCGCAAAAAGCAGAAGAAGACGAATACAGGCGTTACATACAGTTCCTTCAGCATAAAAATATGCTGGGCAATATTGTTGAGGCCTTTGATGTGGAAGACTTACAGGGTGTTACCGGGCTCAAAGCCCTGCGTGTAAGCGTTGTTTATGGCGAAGAGCAAAATAAGAGCACTTACAGCTATGACGACCTGTTGAAAGAACTCGCTCACAAATAA
- a CDS encoding Pycsar system effector family protein: MDFVQKAENYIFALLKDKLSPDYIYHNFNHTLRVVNNVRLIATEEGTDDADTELLILAAWFHDAGYIAGPENHEERSAAMAESFLKDAGFDAERTKIVSDLIKVTKLEAEPETHLEQIIRDADCAHFADKNFEALSELLREEWRLTQGKQVTDLEWALGNRKMLMQEHRFYTNYGKTTLQEQKEQNIAALQVNIKKCEEGNKKISKDKLNKKKLEKLEGPDRGIDTMFRVTLNNHTRLSEIADSKANILLSVCSIIISIALTTLIPKLDSPANAHLVTPTLTLIVFCMVSIVFAILSTSPKVTTGTFTREDIEAKKVNLLFFGNFYKMPLDEYEWAVNQMMKDKGYLYDSMIKDLYFLGLVLNRKYKLLRITYTVFMIGIIVSVGAFIYAFKMV; this comes from the coding sequence ATGGATTTTGTTCAGAAAGCTGAAAATTACATCTTCGCGCTACTCAAAGATAAGCTATCTCCCGATTATATATACCACAACTTTAACCATACTTTAAGAGTAGTAAACAATGTACGTTTAATTGCTACAGAAGAAGGGACTGATGATGCTGATACAGAGCTTCTTATTCTTGCAGCGTGGTTTCATGATGCCGGGTATATTGCCGGTCCAGAAAACCATGAAGAACGCAGCGCTGCAATGGCTGAAAGCTTTTTGAAGGACGCCGGTTTTGATGCTGAACGGACCAAAATCGTTTCAGATTTAATCAAGGTTACAAAACTTGAAGCTGAACCGGAGACCCATCTTGAACAAATTATCCGAGATGCTGACTGTGCGCATTTTGCTGATAAGAATTTTGAGGCTTTGTCTGAACTTTTGCGTGAGGAGTGGCGGCTTACGCAGGGTAAGCAAGTCACAGATCTGGAATGGGCTCTCGGCAACCGAAAAATGCTGATGCAGGAACACAGGTTTTATACAAACTATGGCAAAACCACCCTGCAGGAGCAAAAGGAGCAGAACATCGCGGCGCTTCAGGTTAACATCAAAAAATGCGAAGAGGGGAACAAAAAGATATCAAAAGACAAGCTCAATAAAAAGAAGCTCGAGAAACTGGAAGGGCCCGACAGGGGTATTGACACTATGTTTCGCGTAACATTGAATAATCATACCCGGCTAAGTGAAATTGCTGATAGTAAAGCGAATATACTGCTTTCGGTATGTTCTATCATTATATCTATTGCCCTGACAACGCTCATCCCAAAACTGGATAGTCCGGCTAATGCCCATCTTGTAACGCCAACGCTTACGCTTATTGTTTTTTGTATGGTAAGCATAGTGTTTGCAATACTTTCAACCAGCCCGAAAGTTACCACAGGGACATTTACGCGAGAAGATATCGAGGCAAAAAAGGTTAACCTGCTTTTCTTTGGTAATTTCTATAAGATGCCGCTTGATGAATATGAATGGGCAGTAAACCAAATGATGAAAGACAAAGGCTACCTCTACGATTCCATGATAAAGGACCTGTATTTTCTTGGCCTGGTACTCAACCGCAAATACAAGCTGCTGCGTATTACCTACACCGTGTTTATGATTGGCATCATAGTTTCGGTTGGCGCATTTATCTATGCTTTTAAAATGGTGTAA
- a CDS encoding metallophosphoesterase, protein MNFLPASKNFKVNIKILMFAATGLLMASCATKKPQYGKDIDLKAAIDSAVQQKPEHRFILVGDAGYTTAPHTKKLLSLVERKLARSDKNTTMLFLGDNIYPEGMPLKKDSKERIDSEQTLKDQIDVAKKGKGRTYFIPGNHDWYHGFEGLLEQEKFIESHIEKAFLPGKGCAIKDKEVNDKVTLIAVDSQWYIEDWDKYPTINDDCNIKTREAFFTELEDQLNKNQDKTVILAIHHPVFTNGTHGGHFSFEKQFFPLRQKIPMPVLGTMINLARKASGYSTQDIQSRVYGELSRRVRALIQNRDNVIVVSGHDHNLQYIYKDNIHQIISGAGTKSEAVKQVNPLDFTYGTTGYAMLDIYNDGTARVWYYGLDDGPAGEKLLFTKKITNLQPDTPLKDYPDTFPKTVTSSIYTPEMTKKGGFYRFLFGEHYRYYYSLPVEAKTATLGSLYGGLKPERAGGGHQSLSLRLADKKGKEYKMRSMHKSATRFLQAAVFEDRYMGDTFEGTFAERFLLDFYTTVHPYMPFVAGELAESVGIYHTNPELYYIPKHNALERHNEVYGDEMYMVEEHPADEHKEAAFFGKPDAIEGTDDVLKNLRKSPKYSIDEESYIKARMFDMLIGDWDRHQDQWRWARYDKDGKVVYRPIPRDRDQIFPKYDGALISIIMNIPALRHMKTYKKDLRNVKWFNREVYQLDLALVTKASEKDWLVQADAIANGLTDSEIDAAFNKLPKEVQDSTATEIKNILKVRRGHLREFASEYYKVLAKTVLLAGTDKVERFEITRSGNGLTDVAIYSLKDGKEELIHQKQYNIAETKEIWLYGLDDDDIFEVKGKAQKPITIRLIGGLNKDTYIVEDGKKVRIYDFKSKNNVYDQAQDARLLLTDDYETNTYNYEKPAYNVLAGYPSAGYNPDDGVKLGGVMNYTVNNFNRRPYSQKHSLKAHYIFATSGFEFAYRGTFMNVVSRWNFAVDALYTSPNFAINYFGLGNETVNNDDKLGMNYNRVKLQTFRVAPSIFRESRNGSFIQLQAALETIEIDGTSGRFTDQPDAVPQYLFEHRQFAGVNAKYSFANYDNKSLPALGMSFYLNAGWKTSLDEIERNFPHIDGGIGFIHRLVTNDRLVFLTYAKGTAVFNNNFEFYQGAVLGGENDLRSYRRERFTGRYAAYHTSDIRFTIGNWKNSFVPVKYGILGGFDYGRVWLDDDTSKKWHNSVGGGCLDKWC, encoded by the coding sequence ATGAATTTCTTACCGGCCAGTAAAAATTTTAAGGTAAATATTAAGATTTTAATGTTTGCCGCAACAGGCTTGCTCATGGCATCATGCGCTACAAAAAAACCACAATACGGTAAAGATATAGACCTGAAAGCAGCAATTGACAGTGCTGTTCAGCAAAAACCGGAACATCGGTTTATCCTTGTGGGTGATGCAGGGTATACCACAGCGCCACATACTAAAAAACTCTTGTCACTGGTTGAGCGAAAACTTGCCCGAAGCGACAAAAACACCACGATGCTTTTCCTTGGCGATAATATTTACCCGGAAGGAATGCCGCTGAAGAAAGATTCGAAAGAACGAATAGATAGCGAGCAGACGCTTAAAGACCAGATAGACGTTGCCAAAAAAGGCAAGGGTAGAACCTATTTCATACCCGGTAACCACGACTGGTACCATGGTTTTGAAGGGCTTCTGGAACAGGAAAAATTTATTGAAAGCCATATTGAGAAAGCATTCCTACCCGGGAAAGGCTGCGCTATTAAAGATAAGGAAGTTAATGACAAAGTTACACTTATAGCCGTTGATAGCCAGTGGTATATTGAAGACTGGGACAAATACCCTACTATAAATGATGACTGCAACATAAAAACCCGTGAAGCGTTTTTTACAGAGCTTGAAGACCAACTAAACAAAAACCAGGACAAAACCGTAATACTTGCCATACACCACCCGGTTTTTACCAACGGTACGCATGGCGGGCATTTTTCATTTGAAAAGCAGTTCTTCCCGCTGAGGCAAAAGATCCCGATGCCTGTTTTAGGCACCATGATAAACCTGGCGCGTAAAGCTTCAGGCTACAGCACACAAGATATACAAAGCCGTGTATATGGTGAGCTAAGCCGGCGTGTAAGGGCGCTTATTCAAAACAGGGACAATGTAATTGTAGTGTCGGGCCACGACCATAACCTGCAATATATTTACAAAGATAATATCCACCAGATCATAAGCGGTGCAGGGACGAAGTCGGAAGCCGTAAAGCAGGTAAACCCACTTGATTTTACCTATGGTACCACGGGATATGCTATGCTTGATATTTATAACGATGGCACAGCACGCGTTTGGTACTACGGCCTTGACGACGGTCCGGCAGGCGAAAAGCTCCTTTTTACTAAAAAGATAACAAATCTGCAGCCTGATACGCCTTTAAAAGATTATCCTGACACCTTCCCGAAAACGGTTACTTCATCAATATACACGCCTGAAATGACCAAAAAAGGCGGGTTTTACCGTTTCCTTTTCGGCGAGCATTACCGCTATTATTACAGCCTGCCGGTTGAAGCTAAAACAGCAACGCTTGGCAGCCTGTACGGAGGGCTGAAACCTGAACGTGCCGGTGGCGGGCACCAGTCGCTGTCGCTAAGGCTTGCAGATAAAAAGGGTAAAGAATATAAAATGCGCAGCATGCACAAAAGCGCCACACGCTTTCTGCAGGCGGCAGTGTTTGAAGACCGCTACATGGGCGACACTTTTGAAGGCACCTTTGCCGAACGTTTCCTGCTTGACTTTTATACTACAGTACATCCATATATGCCTTTTGTGGCTGGCGAACTGGCCGAAAGCGTTGGTATCTACCATACTAACCCAGAACTGTATTACATCCCTAAACATAATGCGCTGGAGAGGCACAACGAAGTGTACGGAGATGAAATGTATATGGTTGAAGAACACCCGGCTGATGAGCATAAAGAAGCGGCATTTTTCGGCAAGCCCGATGCTATTGAAGGCACAGATGATGTTTTGAAAAACCTGAGGAAAAGCCCGAAATACAGCATCGATGAAGAGAGCTATATCAAAGCACGTATGTTTGATATGCTTATTGGCGACTGGGACCGCCACCAGGACCAGTGGCGCTGGGCAAGATATGACAAAGATGGGAAAGTGGTGTACAGGCCTATACCGCGCGACCGCGACCAGATATTCCCGAAATATGACGGTGCGCTTATCTCGATCATCATGAATATACCGGCGTTGCGCCACATGAAAACCTATAAGAAAGACCTGCGCAATGTAAAATGGTTTAACCGTGAGGTATACCAGCTTGATCTGGCACTTGTAACAAAAGCATCTGAAAAAGACTGGCTTGTGCAGGCAGATGCTATTGCAAATGGCCTAACAGACAGTGAAATTGATGCTGCTTTCAATAAACTGCCTAAAGAAGTACAGGACAGCACCGCAACTGAAATAAAGAACATACTGAAAGTAAGGCGCGGCCATCTTCGTGAGTTCGCATCAGAATATTACAAGGTACTTGCAAAAACCGTATTGCTTGCAGGTACTGATAAAGTTGAGAGATTTGAAATAACACGAAGTGGTAACGGACTTACAGATGTGGCCATATACAGCCTGAAAGATGGCAAGGAAGAGCTGATTCACCAAAAGCAGTACAACATTGCCGAGACTAAAGAAATATGGCTGTACGGGCTTGATGATGATGATATTTTTGAAGTGAAAGGCAAGGCTCAAAAACCAATTACAATAAGGCTGATAGGAGGGCTTAACAAAGACACATACATTGTTGAAGATGGCAAAAAAGTGCGCATTTATGACTTTAAAAGCAAAAACAATGTATATGACCAGGCACAGGATGCAAGGCTGTTACTTACGGATGATTACGAGACCAACACGTATAACTATGAAAAACCCGCTTACAATGTACTGGCAGGATACCCGTCAGCCGGCTATAACCCAGATGATGGTGTGAAACTGGGCGGTGTCATGAACTATACGGTGAACAACTTCAACCGGCGGCCTTATTCACAAAAGCATTCATTAAAAGCTCATTACATCTTTGCAACAAGCGGGTTTGAATTTGCCTATCGCGGAACCTTCATGAATGTAGTGAGCCGCTGGAATTTTGCTGTAGATGCACTGTATACCAGCCCAAATTTTGCAATAAATTATTTCGGGTTAGGCAATGAAACGGTTAATAATGATGATAAGCTGGGCATGAACTATAACCGTGTAAAGCTCCAGACATTCCGGGTGGCGCCATCAATTTTCAGGGAAAGCAGAAACGGCAGTTTCATACAGCTGCAGGCAGCTTTAGAAACTATTGAAATTGATGGTACTTCAGGCCGGTTTACAGACCAGCCGGATGCCGTACCGCAATACCTGTTTGAGCACAGGCAGTTTGCAGGGGTAAATGCTAAATACAGCTTTGCCAATTACGACAATAAATCACTGCCGGCGCTGGGTATGTCATTTTATTTAAACGCTGGATGGAAAACCAGCCTAGACGAAATTGAACGGAATTTTCCGCATATTGATGGTGGTATTGGTTTCATCCATAGGCTTGTGACTAATGACAGGCTTGTATTTTTAACCTATGCAAAAGGTACAGCCGTCTTCAATAATAATTTTGAGTTCTACCAAGGCGCTGTTCTGGGCGGAGAGAATGACCTGCGCAGCTATCGCCGTGAGCGATTTACAGGCCGTTACGCCGCATATCATACCAGCGACATACGTTTTACCATAGGCAACTGGAAAAACAGTTTTGTGCCGGTTAAATACGGTATTTTAGGCGGGTTTGATTATGGCCGCGTATGGCTTGATGATGATACATCAAAAAAATGGCACAACTCTGTTGGCGGGGGGTGCCTGGATAAATGGTGTTGA